The Micromonospora sp. WMMD961 genome has a segment encoding these proteins:
- a CDS encoding Ig domain-containing protein yields MYVELSRRDRSRLLLMAAAAMVIASLGFAAPASATVPDGHYCGWVTPDSPPGKTDAKTVVYSASVQCDGPVRRVDLTVELLYHGLVGGPGQTVNGRTEVWQDTNVTLFGLGVANPGTLCESGYYSGRATATVQFLSGTPEFITRTAGSQPVSLTCPPPDIPITPPSGAVTVTNPGTQSMLKPDTVALQMQATGGSGSYTWSATGLPPGLAINASTGRISGTLTTIGSYTVTVTAVGGGQGSTTFSWIVRKDSPCTRC; encoded by the coding sequence ATGTATGTGGAACTCTCGCGCCGCGACAGATCCCGCCTATTGCTGATGGCGGCGGCTGCCATGGTCATCGCATCCCTGGGTTTCGCCGCCCCGGCGTCCGCCACGGTTCCCGACGGTCATTACTGCGGGTGGGTCACGCCGGACAGCCCACCGGGCAAGACCGACGCCAAGACCGTCGTGTACAGCGCAAGTGTCCAGTGCGACGGTCCAGTGCGTCGCGTGGACCTCACCGTGGAGTTGCTGTACCACGGGCTGGTCGGCGGCCCTGGCCAAACAGTGAACGGCCGGACAGAGGTTTGGCAGGACACCAACGTAACCCTGTTCGGTCTTGGCGTCGCCAACCCGGGCACGCTCTGCGAGTCGGGCTACTACTCGGGTCGAGCGACCGCCACCGTCCAGTTCCTCTCGGGGACTCCGGAGTTCATCACCAGAACGGCAGGGTCTCAGCCGGTATCGCTGACGTGCCCGCCACCGGATATCCCCATAACTCCGCCGAGCGGGGCGGTGACGGTCACCAACCCCGGCACCCAGAGCATGCTCAAGCCGGACACCGTGGCGTTGCAGATGCAGGCCACCGGCGGGAGCGGCTCGTACACCTGGTCGGCGACCGGCTTGCCTCCTGGGCTGGCCATCAACGCCTCGACCGGCCGGATCAGCGGCACACTCACCACCATAGGCAGCTACACCGTCACGGTCACGGCCGTCGGAGGCGGACAGGGCAGTACCACCTTCAGCTGGATCGTCAGAAAAGACTCCCCCTGCACGCGCTGCTGA
- a CDS encoding TIGR04282 family arsenosugar biosynthesis glycosyltransferase gives MTVLLVMAKAPVPGAVKTRLCPPASHLQAARIAAAALLDSLDTVRATPGVTPVLALQGRLADAEEAAELTAAIAGWQILPQRGTDLGDRLANAHADVADAYPGRPVLQIGMDTPQLTPAQLDAAVHRLTLTDAVLGPAIDGGWWALGLRDPRHAAALRTVPMSTALTGHHTIVALRKQGLRVARLPLLQDVDEWPDALAVAAGAAQPESRSERHATCDRFARQVAAVQRSLTPGIPR, from the coding sequence ATGACCGTCCTGTTGGTGATGGCGAAGGCACCCGTGCCCGGGGCGGTGAAGACTCGTCTCTGTCCACCGGCCAGCCACCTGCAGGCGGCCCGGATCGCCGCTGCGGCACTGCTGGACAGCCTGGACACGGTACGCGCAACGCCCGGCGTGACACCCGTTCTCGCCCTCCAGGGTCGGCTGGCCGACGCCGAAGAGGCCGCCGAACTGACCGCGGCGATCGCCGGCTGGCAGATCCTGCCGCAGCGCGGCACCGACCTCGGCGACCGTCTCGCCAACGCCCACGCCGATGTGGCTGACGCCTACCCGGGTCGACCCGTGCTCCAGATCGGCATGGACACACCACAGCTGACCCCCGCGCAACTCGACGCGGCCGTCCACCGCCTCACCCTGACCGACGCCGTGCTCGGCCCTGCCATCGACGGCGGTTGGTGGGCGCTGGGTCTGCGCGACCCTCGGCACGCCGCCGCGCTGAGGACCGTGCCGATGTCCACCGCACTGACCGGACATCACACCATCGTGGCCTTGCGCAAGCAGGGTCTGCGCGTAGCTCGCCTACCCCTACTCCAAGACGTCGACGAGTGGCCCGACGCGCTGGCGGTGGCCGCAGGCGCTGCCCAACCGGAGAGCCGTTCAGAGCGGCACGCTACCTGCGACCGGTTCGCGCGCCAGGTCGCGGCGGTCCAGCGCAGCCTGACGCCCGGAATCCCACGATGA
- a CDS encoding class I SAM-dependent methyltransferase, whose product MSRSVRARPIEAFGSALRRRTGDHWLVHGDNGWRCRLPVRRWHGPAEPAVAALVARCTGPALDLGCGPGRLTLALTHAGLTAVGVDISAQAVRLTRARGAIALHGDVFAPLPAEGRWAHVLLIDGNIGIGGDPLTLLGRCHDLLRPGGTVLVELEPPGPGLWRGEAQLALQVPGDGSRLGPPFRWARLDTMAVAGVASAAGLTVREVFRLDCRWFGELTADSPGAVGPVD is encoded by the coding sequence ATGAGCCGCAGCGTACGGGCCAGGCCGATCGAGGCATTCGGCAGCGCGTTGCGGCGCCGCACCGGCGACCACTGGCTGGTGCACGGCGACAACGGCTGGCGATGCCGCCTCCCGGTACGCCGGTGGCACGGCCCAGCCGAACCGGCGGTGGCCGCACTCGTAGCCCGGTGCACCGGCCCGGCGCTCGACCTGGGCTGCGGTCCAGGCCGACTCACACTGGCCCTCACCCACGCCGGGCTGACAGCGGTGGGAGTCGACATCTCCGCGCAGGCGGTCCGCCTGACCCGGGCCCGAGGCGCGATCGCTCTCCACGGGGACGTCTTCGCCCCGCTGCCCGCCGAGGGACGCTGGGCACACGTGCTCCTGATCGACGGGAACATCGGCATCGGCGGCGACCCCCTCACCCTGCTCGGCCGATGCCATGACCTGCTGCGCCCAGGTGGCACCGTGCTCGTCGAACTCGAACCCCCCGGTCCGGGACTGTGGCGCGGTGAGGCCCAACTGGCCCTCCAGGTCCCCGGCGATGGATCGCGCCTCGGGCCACCCTTCCGGTGGGCGCGGCTCGACACGATGGCGGTCGCCGGAGTGGCGTCGGCGGCCGGACTCACGGTCCGCGAGGTGTTCCGCCTCGATTGCCGCTGGTTCGGCGAGTTGACCGCGGACAGCCCTGGCGCGGTCGGCCCAGTTGATTGA
- a CDS encoding TetR/AcrR family transcriptional regulator C-terminal domain-containing protein, whose translation MTVWDRPEPPNRLVPLDRERIVAAAIALADEGGLDAVSLRKVAARLNAGPMRLYGYIATKSELLDLMVDEIYAEILPREQPGDWREALGILAHRTRQTALRHNWLADLLGGRPTLGPNGLAVAEATLATLDGLADIDTVMRAVETVSAYFTGAIRREIANLRAERATGLSRHDWQRASGPHVTRMLATGRFPALAKAVHHGTDVDSETSFATGLDWVLDAVATRLTPPRA comes from the coding sequence ATGACGGTGTGGGACCGGCCGGAGCCGCCGAATCGCCTCGTGCCGCTCGACCGCGAACGCATCGTCGCCGCCGCCATCGCGCTGGCCGACGAGGGCGGCCTCGACGCGGTGTCGTTGCGCAAGGTCGCCGCCCGGCTGAACGCCGGCCCCATGCGGCTGTACGGATACATCGCCACCAAGAGCGAGCTGTTGGACCTCATGGTGGACGAGATCTACGCCGAGATCCTCCCCCGCGAGCAACCCGGTGACTGGCGGGAGGCGCTGGGCATCCTCGCCCACCGCACCAGGCAGACCGCACTCCGGCACAACTGGTTGGCCGACCTGCTCGGCGGCCGCCCGACGCTGGGACCGAACGGGCTGGCCGTGGCCGAGGCAACGCTTGCCACCCTCGACGGCCTGGCCGACATCGACACCGTCATGCGCGCCGTGGAGACTGTCAGCGCCTACTTCACCGGCGCGATCAGGCGCGAAATCGCGAACCTACGAGCCGAGCGCGCCACCGGCCTGTCGAGGCACGACTGGCAGCGCGCCTCCGGCCCGCACGTGACGAGAATGCTCGCCACGGGCCGCTTCCCGGCACTGGCCAAGGCGGTGCACCACGGCACGGACGTGGATTCCGAGACGTCCTTCGCGACCGGCCTGGACTGGGTGCTCGACGCCGTGGCGACCAGACTCACCCCACCGCGTGCGTGA
- a CDS encoding SigE family RNA polymerase sigma factor, with protein sequence MADEDFVEFAQAAAGRLRDAAFLMCRDWHLAQDLTQTTLAKVYANWRRVRRADDPHAYARKVLLRCMIDQQRRRSSRELAMSAPPDRGEEHPAELRMTLLDAVATLPLRDRAIIVLRYWDDLSVEKTAEVVGVSTAVVKSQSMRSLGRLRELLRDTRSELFAEECH encoded by the coding sequence ATGGCTGACGAAGACTTCGTGGAGTTCGCGCAGGCGGCGGCGGGCCGGCTGCGCGACGCCGCGTTTCTGATGTGCCGCGACTGGCATCTCGCCCAGGACCTCACCCAGACGACGCTGGCCAAGGTGTACGCCAACTGGAGGCGGGTCCGTCGGGCCGACGACCCGCATGCGTACGCCCGCAAGGTTCTGCTGCGCTGCATGATCGACCAGCAGCGGCGTCGCTCCAGCCGCGAGTTGGCGATGTCGGCGCCGCCGGATCGGGGCGAGGAACATCCGGCCGAGCTGCGCATGACGTTGCTGGATGCGGTCGCCACCCTGCCGTTGCGGGACCGGGCGATCATCGTCCTGCGCTACTGGGATGACCTGAGCGTGGAGAAGACCGCCGAGGTTGTGGGCGTATCCACCGCCGTCGTCAAGAGCCAGAGCATGCGCTCCCTCGGCCGCCTGCGCGAGTTGCTCCGCGATACCCGTTCGGAGCTGTTCGCCGAGGAATGCCATTGA
- a CDS encoding NAD(P)-binding protein, whose protein sequence is MRHRIAVVGGGPGGLTFARVLHRHGFPVTILERDPAPDARPPGGTLDLHEGLGQSALDKAGLLAEFHVLSRPEGQAMRILDTTGTVLRDWRPRPDDRANPEIDRGQLRDLLLGRLDVQWGRGV, encoded by the coding sequence ATGAGGCACCGTATCGCCGTCGTCGGTGGGGGCCCTGGCGGCCTCACCTTCGCCCGTGTCCTGCACCGCCACGGCTTCCCCGTCACGATCCTCGAACGCGATCCCGCCCCCGACGCCCGCCCTCCGGGCGGCACCCTGGACCTGCACGAAGGGCTGGGCCAATCCGCGTTGGACAAGGCGGGGCTGCTGGCCGAGTTCCACGTGCTGTCTCGCCCCGAGGGGCAGGCCATGCGCATCCTGGACACGACCGGCACCGTCCTACGCGACTGGCGACCACGTCCCGACGACCGGGCCAATCCCGAGATCGACCGCGGACAACTCCGCGATCTGTTGCTCGGTCGTCTGGACGTCCAGTGGGGGCGGGGCGTGTGA
- a CDS encoding FAD-dependent monooxygenase, whose protein sequence is MLVQFADGREETFDLVVGADGAWSRVRPAVSPVTPHYTGVASVETFLDEVDIRHPDLARLIGDGSVAVYGVNRALVAQRNSGGHVRVYAQFRAPMDWHANLDLADVEAVRSSLLALFDGWADPVLDLLRHGSAFVHRPLYVLPVSHTWAHTCGVTLLGDAAHLMPPLGAGANLAMWEGAELAESIATGSEDLDEVVRAFEGRMWERAARWAAITTAGLERLVSPDPAEALALFDQVQPD, encoded by the coding sequence GTGCTGGTGCAATTCGCCGACGGGCGAGAGGAGACGTTCGACCTCGTGGTCGGAGCGGACGGCGCCTGGTCCCGGGTCCGCCCGGCGGTCTCACCGGTGACGCCGCACTACACCGGCGTCGCCTCTGTCGAAACCTTCCTCGACGAGGTCGACATCCGCCACCCCGACCTGGCCCGACTGATCGGCGACGGCTCCGTGGCTGTGTACGGCGTGAACCGCGCCCTCGTCGCCCAGCGCAACAGCGGCGGCCACGTCAGGGTGTACGCCCAGTTCCGCGCGCCGATGGACTGGCACGCGAACCTGGACCTGGCCGACGTCGAGGCCGTGCGATCAAGCCTGCTGGCTCTGTTCGACGGCTGGGCCGATCCCGTACTCGACCTCCTCCGCCACGGCTCGGCGTTCGTCCACCGACCCCTCTACGTCCTGCCCGTGTCCCACACCTGGGCACACACCTGCGGGGTGACGCTGCTGGGGGACGCCGCCCACCTGATGCCCCCGTTGGGGGCGGGTGCGAACCTCGCGATGTGGGAAGGCGCCGAACTCGCCGAGTCCATCGCCACCGGGTCTGAAGACCTGGACGAGGTTGTCCGCGCCTTCGAGGGGCGGATGTGGGAGCGGGCCGCCAGGTGGGCGGCGATCACGACGGCCGGGCTGGAACGCCTCGTGAGCCCGGACCCGGCCGAAGCGCTCGCCCTGTTCGACCAGGTCCAGCCAGACTGA
- a CDS encoding serine hydrolase: MAERAGRQLPRRWVVSAVTMSLAGVATAAFGATRGRNGDEAGPAQRPSPASPIPTTPAVDRIDGARRRIEAYVERYDGHLAVAALDRQGTAAVTVGAKRFETASIVKVNILAALLLRQKPPGKALSSDTRRLAEAMIVSSDNAAAVTLWQRIDGARGLTAANRSLGLRETKPNAHWGLTTTTAADQLRLLTALTSPTGPLTPQDRTFVMGLMKKVIPEQRWGVTDAREPGNPSVYVKNGWDTADVDGGRWLVNSIGRIVEARHDWLIAVLSDHHVSQEEGVRVVEKAATYVLKEMRAATAADR; this comes from the coding sequence TTGGCTGAGCGGGCAGGTCGGCAGCTGCCACGCCGCTGGGTCGTCTCCGCGGTCACCATGTCTCTCGCCGGCGTCGCGACCGCCGCCTTCGGTGCCACTCGCGGTCGCAACGGCGACGAAGCCGGCCCGGCGCAGCGTCCTTCTCCGGCCAGTCCGATTCCCACGACGCCGGCCGTCGACCGGATCGATGGGGCGAGAAGGCGCATCGAGGCCTACGTGGAGCGGTACGACGGCCACCTGGCGGTCGCGGCACTGGATCGACAAGGAACGGCTGCGGTGACCGTCGGTGCCAAACGGTTCGAGACGGCCAGCATCGTCAAGGTCAACATCCTCGCGGCCCTTCTGCTGCGGCAGAAACCGCCGGGCAAGGCCCTGAGTTCTGACACCAGACGGTTGGCCGAAGCCATGATCGTGTCCAGTGACAACGCCGCGGCGGTGACCCTGTGGCAGCGGATCGACGGCGCGCGTGGCCTCACCGCCGCGAACCGGTCACTGGGTCTGCGGGAGACCAAGCCCAACGCGCACTGGGGGCTCACCACGACCACTGCCGCCGACCAGCTTCGTCTGCTGACCGCGCTGACCTCGCCCACGGGACCGTTGACCCCGCAGGACCGTACCTTCGTCATGGGCCTCATGAAGAAGGTGATCCCCGAGCAACGATGGGGAGTCACCGACGCGCGGGAGCCGGGCAATCCTTCCGTCTATGTCAAGAACGGATGGGACACCGCTGACGTCGACGGTGGCCGCTGGCTCGTCAACAGCATCGGACGGATCGTCGAGGCCCGTCATGACTGGCTGATCGCCGTGCTCTCCGACCATCACGTGAGCCAGGAGGAGGGCGTCCGCGTCGTCGAGAAGGCCGCCACGTACGTACTCAAGGAGATGCGCGCCGCCACTGCGGCCGACCGTTGA
- a CDS encoding holin has translation MFTTKFWKATAERAVKSAAQGLLLYWGADVVFNAWQADWAAAGGIASGAAVLSVLTSLVSAKVSGEGDSPSLVRAEQ, from the coding sequence ATGTTCACCACGAAGTTCTGGAAGGCCACCGCCGAGCGCGCGGTGAAGAGTGCCGCGCAGGGTCTGCTGCTCTACTGGGGCGCCGACGTCGTGTTCAACGCCTGGCAGGCGGACTGGGCTGCGGCCGGTGGCATCGCATCCGGTGCGGCGGTGCTGTCGGTGCTCACCTCGCTGGTGAGTGCGAAGGTGTCGGGAGAGGGCGACTCGCCCAGCCTTGTCCGTGCCGAGCAGTAA
- a CDS encoding MerR family transcriptional regulator, whose protein sequence is MVGQGLSIGQVAQRTGLSVHTLRLYERAGLLAGEVQRDASGRRVYSAWDVEWLTNCVKFRNSGMPLATISRLAQLVREGSGNEAERLDLLREHQCRITEQLAQLRDCLDLIDLKVASYERHLAAGASGDPWQQPQLAPVSPGAELAQQVGGA, encoded by the coding sequence ATGGTGGGCCAGGGGCTGAGCATCGGGCAGGTGGCGCAGCGCACCGGGTTGAGCGTGCACACGCTACGGCTCTACGAGCGTGCGGGTCTGCTGGCCGGCGAGGTGCAGCGCGACGCGTCCGGCAGGCGCGTCTACAGCGCCTGGGACGTCGAGTGGCTGACGAACTGCGTGAAGTTCCGGAACTCCGGGATGCCACTCGCGACGATCAGCCGCTTGGCCCAACTCGTCCGCGAGGGCAGCGGCAACGAGGCCGAACGACTCGATCTGCTACGCGAGCACCAGTGCCGCATCACCGAGCAGCTGGCGCAGCTGCGCGACTGCCTCGATCTCATCGACCTCAAGGTGGCCAGCTACGAGCGTCACCTCGCCGCCGGGGCCTCCGGAGACCCCTGGCAGCAACCCCAGCTCGCACCGGTCTCACCCGGCGCAGAGCTGGCCCAGCAGGTCGGCGGCGCGTAG
- a CDS encoding PHB depolymerase family esterase: protein MSASVTRRTVLAGGAGAAVGLALPASAAHAGVHHPTSVRFTLDAKTLDGGEQVTSVTLDTGGLGPIDPAGLTPGTFSVHAKATSPIPIAPDDLIFSEYDLDRTVTAARLDRHGNIVLELSHAEGQPGGGTLGYILSRGRNVQLDLVYTITQNTPLVRRHGSPVTITRFVQGRLSNPEVDAFSHHVSRSGMKYRLYSPERSPRLGRLPLILWLHGGGEGASLPDDYYDNETTLRANRGALGFATPEAQRIFSGAYVVAPQSTSYWMEDGPRFAPLIREIVQDLVRRKRVDPDRIYVVGCSNGGYMSMEMTVAYPDLFAASVPICGVVEPLGGDGPPLLTDAELAAIRTPTWLVTSRDDDTVPPETNTIHAHNLIPGSLVTLYDHVVWNGYQFPGHWSWIYVARNDPSRDGTHIWQWMARRRR from the coding sequence ATGTCCGCGTCTGTCACTCGCCGCACCGTCCTGGCCGGTGGCGCCGGTGCCGCTGTCGGCCTGGCGCTGCCCGCCTCCGCCGCCCACGCCGGTGTCCACCACCCCACCAGCGTGAGGTTCACCCTCGACGCGAAGACGCTCGACGGTGGTGAGCAGGTCACCTCGGTCACCCTCGACACCGGCGGCCTCGGGCCGATCGACCCCGCCGGGCTCACCCCCGGCACGTTCAGCGTGCACGCCAAGGCCACCAGCCCGATCCCGATCGCCCCCGACGATCTGATCTTCAGCGAGTACGACCTGGACCGCACGGTGACCGCAGCCCGGCTCGACCGGCACGGAAACATCGTGCTGGAGCTGAGCCACGCCGAAGGTCAACCGGGCGGTGGCACCCTCGGCTACATCCTCAGCAGGGGCCGCAACGTCCAGCTGGACCTCGTCTACACCATCACGCAGAACACCCCGCTCGTGCGGCGCCACGGCTCGCCGGTCACCATCACGCGCTTCGTGCAGGGGCGGCTGTCCAACCCCGAAGTGGACGCCTTCAGCCACCACGTCTCGCGCTCGGGTATGAAGTACCGGCTGTACTCCCCCGAGCGATCACCCCGCCTCGGTCGACTGCCGTTGATCCTCTGGCTGCACGGCGGCGGCGAGGGTGCGTCACTGCCCGACGACTACTACGACAACGAGACCACGCTGCGCGCCAACCGTGGCGCGCTGGGCTTCGCCACCCCGGAGGCTCAACGGATCTTCTCCGGCGCGTACGTCGTCGCTCCGCAGAGCACTTCGTACTGGATGGAGGACGGCCCGCGGTTCGCCCCGCTGATCCGCGAGATCGTCCAGGACCTCGTACGCCGCAAGCGGGTCGACCCCGACCGGATCTATGTGGTCGGTTGCAGCAACGGCGGCTACATGTCGATGGAGATGACAGTCGCCTATCCCGACCTGTTCGCCGCGTCAGTGCCGATCTGCGGCGTCGTCGAGCCGCTCGGCGGGGACGGCCCGCCGCTGCTCACCGACGCGGAGCTGGCGGCGATCCGCACCCCGACCTGGCTGGTCACCTCGCGCGACGACGACACCGTGCCACCCGAGACCAACACGATCCACGCCCACAACCTCATCCCGGGATCACTGGTCACCCTGTACGACCACGTCGTGTGGAACGGCTACCAGTTTCCCGGTCACTGGTCCTGGATCTACGTGGCCCGCAACGACCCGAGCCGCGACGGCACCCACATCTGGCAGTGGATGGCCCGCCGTCGTCGCTGA
- a CDS encoding SAM-dependent methyltransferase, which translates to MTRDNAVPPGIDPRVPSVARVYDFFLGGKDNFEVDRKVAEHALRITPDGPAAGQANRAFLRRVIRFLVGEAGIDQFLDIGSGLPTQGNVHEVATEQNPKAQVVYVDNDPIVLTHGRALLAAEGTATVIQADIRAPQEILNHPDVRRFLDFERPIGLLLFAILHHLGDDEDPRAVAAELIDALPSGSYVAISHFRDPGERDPEGSRKAREVERVFNESLGTGRWRTDEEILSFAEGLTVLEPGLVPLAEWRPEPDAPAPTQTDTYHTFVGLLARKP; encoded by the coding sequence GTGACCCGCGACAATGCCGTCCCCCCTGGCATCGACCCTCGCGTTCCCAGCGTGGCGCGGGTCTACGACTTCTTCCTGGGCGGCAAGGACAACTTCGAGGTCGACCGGAAGGTCGCCGAGCACGCGCTGCGGATCACACCGGACGGGCCGGCAGCCGGCCAGGCCAACCGGGCCTTCCTCCGTCGCGTGATTCGCTTCCTGGTCGGCGAGGCGGGCATCGACCAGTTCCTCGACATCGGATCAGGGCTGCCCACCCAGGGCAACGTGCACGAGGTCGCCACCGAGCAGAACCCGAAGGCCCAGGTGGTCTACGTGGACAATGACCCGATCGTCCTGACGCACGGGCGGGCTCTGCTGGCCGCGGAGGGCACCGCAACGGTGATCCAGGCAGACATCCGGGCGCCGCAGGAGATCCTCAATCACCCGGACGTACGTCGGTTTCTCGACTTCGAGCGGCCGATCGGGTTGCTGCTCTTCGCGATCCTGCACCACCTCGGTGACGACGAGGACCCGCGAGCGGTGGCAGCGGAATTGATCGACGCGCTGCCCTCCGGCAGCTACGTAGCGATCTCGCACTTCCGCGACCCGGGTGAGCGGGACCCGGAGGGCTCCCGCAAGGCCCGCGAGGTCGAGCGGGTCTTCAACGAGTCGTTGGGCACCGGCCGCTGGCGCACGGACGAGGAGATCCTCTCGTTCGCCGAAGGGCTGACGGTGCTGGAGCCAGGGCTGGTGCCGCTGGCCGAGTGGCGTCCGGAGCCGGATGCACCCGCTCCGACGCAGACCGACACCTATCACACCTTCGTCGGGCTCCTCGCCCGCAAACCGTAG
- a CDS encoding ABATE domain-containing protein, with the protein METLAGVTRMRLVGGNLALDYLNTRTGPPVGAPDDDVLAGYPELVAWGSYAGGLSEPEAKVLRRLSHDDPDGAQVAFTRALRLRDDLDEVFRAVASDRSPSASVLARLRDDEADALRHARLDRGRTFSWTWRDDASLARPTRPVVHAAVQLLTTGALDRIKGCGGCRFLFYDESKNRSRRWCSMDDCGTSEKIRRYVAARRTRAAG; encoded by the coding sequence ATGGAAACACTTGCGGGCGTCACGCGGATGCGCCTGGTGGGCGGCAACCTCGCCCTGGACTACCTCAACACCCGTACCGGGCCGCCCGTCGGGGCCCCGGACGACGACGTGCTGGCCGGCTACCCGGAGCTGGTCGCCTGGGGCTCGTACGCGGGCGGGCTCAGCGAGCCGGAGGCGAAGGTGTTGCGCCGGCTGTCCCACGACGATCCGGACGGCGCTCAGGTCGCCTTCACCCGAGCGCTGCGCCTGCGCGACGACCTCGACGAGGTGTTCCGGGCCGTGGCCTCCGACCGCAGCCCGAGCGCGTCCGTGCTGGCCCGGCTGCGAGACGACGAAGCGGACGCGCTCCGCCACGCACGTCTCGATCGAGGACGCACGTTCAGTTGGACCTGGCGAGACGACGCGTCGCTTGCCCGGCCGACGCGGCCGGTGGTGCACGCGGCCGTCCAGCTTCTCACCACCGGCGCACTGGATCGGATCAAGGGATGCGGAGGCTGCCGCTTCCTCTTCTACGACGAGAGCAAGAACCGCAGTCGCCGTTGGTGCAGCATGGACGACTGCGGAACGTCCGAGAAGATTCGCCGCTACGTCGCCGCGCGGCGTACCCGCGCGGCGGGCTGA
- a CDS encoding MFS transporter, producing the protein MDRGRAVGALIGLSGGTFLYTTAEALPIGLLLPMAADLAVSPSQVGMLVTAYGAVVMVASVPLTALVRRVPRRWLLSALLAGFVLSTAVTVLTSTFTLLLAARMVTAATHALFWAVVVPAAAELFRPALRGRVVAVVFAGGTVALALGVPAGTWLGERAGWRASFLGVAGLGAVVLVVVAALLPSTRPEEGHAARGATPDVRRFWLLVVVAILATAGAIAAYTYVALFVTEVSGFSASSVGAILFARGIASVLGILAVGALLDRSPWLALLTTVALQSAALLGLYTFGRQPLVSVGLIALAGLAFAAFTAALGGLVLQVAPGRSDLAAAAVSAAVNVGITAGAFVGGLALPNHGVRATVLIGALLGVVALVLAVGERRIRPAPGPLEGQRRAEPVGLAQ; encoded by the coding sequence ATGGATCGTGGGCGGGCAGTGGGGGCGTTGATCGGCTTGTCCGGAGGGACGTTCCTCTACACCACCGCCGAGGCGCTGCCGATCGGGCTGCTGCTCCCGATGGCGGCGGATCTGGCCGTCTCGCCGTCGCAGGTGGGCATGCTCGTCACCGCGTACGGCGCGGTGGTGATGGTCGCCTCGGTCCCGTTGACGGCGCTGGTCCGCCGGGTCCCTCGCCGGTGGCTGCTGTCGGCACTCCTGGCCGGCTTCGTCCTCAGCACGGCGGTCACGGTGCTGACGAGCACCTTCACGCTGCTCCTGGCGGCCAGGATGGTCACCGCAGCGACCCACGCGCTGTTCTGGGCCGTGGTGGTGCCGGCCGCAGCCGAGCTGTTCCGGCCCGCACTACGAGGGCGGGTGGTCGCTGTCGTGTTCGCCGGCGGCACCGTCGCGTTGGCCCTGGGGGTGCCCGCCGGCACCTGGCTGGGTGAGCGCGCCGGGTGGCGAGCCTCGTTCCTGGGGGTGGCCGGGCTCGGCGCAGTCGTGCTCGTCGTGGTGGCCGCGCTGCTGCCCTCGACACGGCCGGAAGAGGGGCACGCCGCCCGAGGTGCGACGCCCGACGTCCGACGCTTCTGGTTGCTGGTGGTGGTGGCCATCCTGGCGACCGCCGGGGCCATCGCCGCCTACACCTACGTCGCCCTCTTCGTCACCGAGGTCAGCGGATTCTCCGCCTCGTCAGTCGGGGCCATCCTGTTTGCGCGCGGCATCGCCAGCGTGCTCGGCATCCTCGCCGTCGGCGCACTACTGGACCGCAGCCCGTGGCTCGCTCTGCTCACGACCGTCGCACTGCAATCAGCGGCACTGCTCGGGCTCTACACGTTCGGCCGACAGCCGTTGGTGTCGGTCGGCCTGATCGCGCTGGCCGGGCTGGCGTTCGCCGCGTTCACCGCAGCGCTCGGCGGCCTCGTGCTGCAGGTGGCGCCCGGGCGCTCCGACCTCGCCGCCGCCGCGGTCTCCGCTGCGGTCAACGTCGGCATCACGGCCGGCGCGTTCGTTGGCGGGCTCGCGCTGCCGAACCACGGTGTGCGCGCCACGGTGCTCATCGGCGCCCTGCTCGGCGTCGTCGCGCTGGTGCTGGCCGTCGGAGAACGACGCATCCGACCCGCGCCCGGCCCGCTGGAAGGACAACGCCGGGCAGAGCCGGTCGGGCTGGCGCAGTGA